The Pyxidicoccus trucidator genomic sequence GCGCGACGCGCTCATCGAGCACTGGAAGGCACGAGGCAAGCCGCTGGTGGCGCCTGTGCCCGGCCGCATCCTGCGCGCAAGCGAAGCGGCTGGCTGCGCCACGGAGGCCGCCGGGCGCCCCTGAGAGGCGCCCGGCCCTCCGCTGAGGCCTACGCCGGTACGTCCCAGGCGATGGGCAGGTGCTCGAAGCCGCGGAGCATGAGGTACGGCCGGCGCACCGCGGGCTCGTCCGTGCGCAGCCGCAGGTTGGGCAGCCGCTGCAGGAGCTGCTCGAAGGCAATCCGCCCCTCCAGCTTCGCCAGCGGGGCGCCCACGCAGAAGTGGATGCCCTTGCCGAACGCGAGGTGCTTCTTCGCGTCGGTGCGGCGGATGTCGAAGCGGTCCGGGTCGGAGAACTGCGTCTCGTCGTGGTTGCCGGACTCGTAGAGGATGAACAGCCGCGCGCCCTTCGGGAGGGAGACCCCGCCGAGCGTCGTGTCCGTCGTCACCTGGCGGAAGAAGCCCCGGATGGGCGGCTCCTTGCGCAGCATCTCATCGAGGGCGTTGGGCAGCAGGCTCAGGTCTTCCCTCACCGCCTTCAGCTGCTCGGGGGCCGAGAGCAGCAGCCACATACCGCTGCCGATGAAGCTCGTCGTCGTCTCATGGCCGGCGGACATCAGGTCCATGGCGTTGCAGACCGCCTCCTGCTCGCTCATGGGCGCGGTGCCGCCCATCGACTGCGGCACGAGGAGCGTGAGCAGGTCCTCGCGAGGCTTGCGGCTCCGCTCGAGGAGCTTCTCCTTGAAGTAGCGCTCCATGGCGATGAAGCCGTGCGCGCACTCGACCTGCTGCTCGATGGGCGCTGTCGCCGACATCAGCACCGTCTTGTCGTCGGACCAGCCCTTGAGCTGCTGCATGTCCGCGCGCGACACTCCGAGCAGGTCGCAGATGATGAAGCCAGGCAGCGCATAGGCGAACTGCTGAATCAGGTCCACCTGGCCGTCGTTCACGAAGCCATCGATGAGCCCGTTCGTGGTTGCCCGGATGGCGGGCTCCATCGCGGCGATGCGCTGGGGGCTCAAGGCCCGGCCGAACACGTTGCGGATGCGCGTGTGGTCCGGCGGGTCGCTCTGCACGAGGGAGAGGAACCGGGAGTAGCCCTGCGCGAGGACCTTGCGCACCTCGGGGTGCGGCTCGGCCCGGGCCTCGAGCGCTCCCACGGAGGAGAAGCGCGCGGTGTCCCGCTCCACCTCGGCGATGTCCGCGTACCGGGTGACGACCCACAGGTCGAACATGGGGCTGTGGAAGATGGGCCGCTCGCGGCGCAGCCGCGTGTACATCGCGAAGGGGTTCTCTATCTGGTCGGGGGCCAGCGGGTTGAAGGCGGCCGCCAGATCGTCCTCGGGGCGCCCGTTCTGGGTGGTCATCCCATGATCATAGAACGCCCGCCCCACGGAGTTCACGGGAATGCCGCTTTCGCCTACACGGGGTGTCGTCTGGCGGAGCAGGTCTCCTCCAGGAGCGCGGCGTGGACCGTGGTAATAACGACGGTCGCGTGCTTCCCCGTGGTGCCACAGGCACCGTCACCCGCCCACCTCCCAGACAGGAACAACACGTGAACTCCAGACCGTGGCGATGGCTCCTTGCCCTGACTCTCACTGCATGTTCCGGCGTGGACCCTGGAGACGAGGGGACGGACGCGCCGACCGGAATGGAGTGCACCACGGAGCTGCGGCCCCACTTCGACGGCGAGGGCTGCTGCGGCGAGCCGGTGGCGGAGCCGCTCTGCTCCACGGGGACCATCGTGTTCTGCGAGGTCCGTGACGCCCGCTCCGAGCCTGTCAGCTGCTACTACAAGCACAACAACACGAAGCTGCGCTGCAAGAGCTGCCGGGACACGAGCGGCTGCGTGAACGAGGCGGAGCGGGTCTGCGGGGTGTGAAGGCCTGCGGCGTGCGGTCCACCTGGGCTGAAGCCTCCGGCGGCTGGCGCAGTTGGGGCCACTGCCCCGCTCAGTCCAGGCCCGCCGTCACGCGCGCCACCAGCCAGAAGGTCCCCCTGACGATGTTGCCGGGCTGCAGCCGGGGCGTCCTCTCGTCGGCCGCCGCGAGCACGTCGTACACACCGCCGTAGGTCCGCACGAGGGCGTGCTGGAACGGCTGGCCGGTGACGCCGTTGGTGCGCACGTCCGCAGCCTCGACGTGCCCGGTGAAGTGGGCCCGGGGCTCGACGGGCGGAGGAGGGCCGCCCTTCTTCATGAGCGCGGCGGGGTTGGGGATGAAGAACTGCGAGCCCAACTGCCCCTTGCCCGGCTTGCGCGAGGCCTCGTAGGCAGCCTTGTCCGGCCAGGCCTGCAGCGACTCGGCGAAGGCGCACGGTGCCAGCTCCAGCGCCGCGCCGGCCTGGATGCGCTCGCGCACCAGCACGAGGTCCTCGAGCTTCGTGGCGAACGGGTAGAGGACGTGGCCCTCGGAGTCGACTACCTCGGCCTCGAGCAGGT encodes the following:
- a CDS encoding cytochrome P450, giving the protein MTTQNGRPEDDLAAAFNPLAPDQIENPFAMYTRLRRERPIFHSPMFDLWVVTRYADIAEVERDTARFSSVGALEARAEPHPEVRKVLAQGYSRFLSLVQSDPPDHTRIRNVFGRALSPQRIAAMEPAIRATTNGLIDGFVNDGQVDLIQQFAYALPGFIICDLLGVSRADMQQLKGWSDDKTVLMSATAPIEQQVECAHGFIAMERYFKEKLLERSRKPREDLLTLLVPQSMGGTAPMSEQEAVCNAMDLMSAGHETTTSFIGSGMWLLLSAPEQLKAVREDLSLLPNALDEMLRKEPPIRGFFRQVTTDTTLGGVSLPKGARLFILYESGNHDETQFSDPDRFDIRRTDAKKHLAFGKGIHFCVGAPLAKLEGRIAFEQLLQRLPNLRLRTDEPAVRRPYLMLRGFEHLPIAWDVPA